The genomic region AATTTCACAGATAGATATGTTTAAAGAATCAACGATTGCTGACTTTTTTCTTGAAAAAGATCCTATCTTTGCAAAAATTAATTTAGATCAAGAAGAGTTTAATCTTTACCATCAAATCTTTTCCCACTTGCAATTAAAAGCTCCAAAACCAGATCTCATTATTTATATTCAAACATCGATAGAAACTCTAGAAAAAAGAATTAAAGATAGAAGTATTGATTTTGAGATGGATATTTCAACTGAATATTTAGAAGCGATTGCTGAATCATATAGCCAATTTTTTCATAGCTATGATCACTCACCTGTTTTAATTCTTAACAATGAAAATTTAAATATTCTCAAAGATAAAAATGCAATTGATCTCTTGGTTGAACGAATCATGAACATCAAAAGTAATCGTGAGTTTTTTAATCCTCAGCTTCTATGAACTCAATACCTCTTAAATCTACAGTAAAAAATGGTAAAAAAATTACTATTCTCACTTGCTACGATGCATCTTTTGCAATGCTCTTAGAGTCAATAGAAGTTGATGCTATTTTAGTGGGAGATTCTCTGGGTATGTTTATTAAGGGCGATGTGAATACGCATGATGTTTCTTTAAACGATATGATTTATCACACGAGAGCGGTCGCGCAGGGTGCTAAATCTACACTCATTATCAGTGATCTACCTATCCATACTTATGAGACCAATGACCTTGCATACAAAAGTGCCATAGCGCTTATTGAAGCAGGGGCACATATGGTTAAGCTCGAGGGTGGTGCATCATTGGCATCTATCGTTAGCCACTTAAAAACAAAAAATATTAAAGTATGTGGTCATATAGGATATATGCCACAAAGCATTAAAGATATGGATAGCAATGAAATTCAAACTTCATTAGAAAAAACTCTAAAAACTATTGTTGAGGATGCAAAAGCGCTTGAGAAATCTGGGGCCGATATGTTGGTGCTATCTTCTGTCCCTGAGGATGTTGCCAAGAGAATTACGCAAGAAATATCTATTCCGACGATTGGATTTCACTCGGGCTCATCATGCGATGGCGAGGTTTTTATTTTGTATGATTTATTAATAAATTCGAATACATCTCATGATCTTTATTTAAACAAAACATCCGCACCAAGTAAAAATAGCGACGTCAAAAACCTTCTTTTGCAGTTCATGAAAAATCATTCTTAAAGTATGGATGTCATTCATACTCAAAACCAATTAATTCAAACATTAAAGGGATTAACACATATTGCTTTTGTGCCTACCATGGGGAATCTCCATGAAGGCCACATTAAACTCATTCAAGAAGCATCAAAAGTTTCAAGAAATATTGTAGTGAGCATTTTTATTAATCCACTTCAATTTAACTCAAAAGAAGACTTTAAAAATTATCCGCGGACATTAAAAGAAGACTTATCTATACTTAAAGAATTGGACATACCTTTCGTATTTGCTCCATCCGAAGAAGATATTCTTGATTCATTAGAAACAATTGAAATTAAGCTCCCTGGCATTGCAAACGATTTGTGTGGAAAATTTAGACCAGGGCATTTTAATGGCGTTGCCACTATTGTCTGTAAATTATTTAACCTTATTCAGCCCGACATAGCTTTTTTTGGAAAAAAGGATTTTCAACAACTTTTTTTGATTAAAGCATTGGTAAAACAGCTTAACTATCCTATTGAAATTGTTGGAATCGATACAGTTCGAGATCATGACGGCCTAGCAAAAAGCTCAAGAAATAATTTACTTTCCCAGGAAGATAGAAAAAAAGCCCCTCAATTATTTGAGCAATTGAATACTATGAAGGAAAAGGTGATACAAAAAACTTCTTCATTTAAAGAAATTGAAGCGCACGCATTGAGCGTATTAAATACTTCTGGATGGTCAGTCGATTATCTATCGATTCGCTCAGCTCAATCACTTGAAAATCCAGTTCATGATGAAAATCAGATAGTTATTTTAGGAGCCGCCACCCTAGGGTCTGTTCGCCTCATTGATAATATTGAATTTTGCATCCAGGATTGAACTGGCTATAATAGAACATCCTATATACCTGGTTTTGTAGTCCAAATATATGCAAAGAATCATGCTCAAATCTAAACTTCATCGCGTTCAAGTTACGCACTCAGAACTTGAATATGAGGGCTCATGTGCGATTGATGAAACATTGCTTGAGGCAGCTCAAATTAGAGAATACGAGCAAATTGCTATCTACAATATTACGAACGGTGAACGT from Candidatus Methylopumilus universalis harbors:
- the panB gene encoding 3-methyl-2-oxobutanoate hydroxymethyltransferase; protein product: MNSIPLKSTVKNGKKITILTCYDASFAMLLESIEVDAILVGDSLGMFIKGDVNTHDVSLNDMIYHTRAVAQGAKSTLIISDLPIHTYETNDLAYKSAIALIEAGAHMVKLEGGASLASIVSHLKTKNIKVCGHIGYMPQSIKDMDSNEIQTSLEKTLKTIVEDAKALEKSGADMLVLSSVPEDVAKRITQEISIPTIGFHSGSSCDGEVFILYDLLINSNTSHDLYLNKTSAPSKNSDVKNLLLQFMKNHS
- a CDS encoding deoxynucleoside kinase — translated: MNIFDRFPYIVVEGPIGSGKSTLAKILADRFSVNFLSEKAEKNPFLPKFYEDMKRYALSTQLFFLFQRADQIQKISQIDMFKESTIADFFLEKDPIFAKINLDQEEFNLYHQIFSHLQLKAPKPDLIIYIQTSIETLEKRIKDRSIDFEMDISTEYLEAIAESYSQFFHSYDHSPVLILNNENLNILKDKNAIDLLVERIMNIKSNREFFNPQLL
- the panC gene encoding pantoate--beta-alanine ligase, producing MDVIHTQNQLIQTLKGLTHIAFVPTMGNLHEGHIKLIQEASKVSRNIVVSIFINPLQFNSKEDFKNYPRTLKEDLSILKELDIPFVFAPSEEDILDSLETIEIKLPGIANDLCGKFRPGHFNGVATIVCKLFNLIQPDIAFFGKKDFQQLFLIKALVKQLNYPIEIVGIDTVRDHDGLAKSSRNNLLSQEDRKKAPQLFEQLNTMKEKVIQKTSSFKEIEAHALSVLNTSGWSVDYLSIRSAQSLENPVHDENQIVILGAATLGSVRLIDNIEFCIQD